Proteins from a genomic interval of Cheilinus undulatus linkage group 15, ASM1832078v1, whole genome shotgun sequence:
- the slc12a8 gene encoding solute carrier family 12 member 8 isoform X2, with protein METVPIGWTVHTCEQEGDKPGPLNGEGFDTQTSTHFQDLFHEDAQGFQPSSQPWWRIKLFVWEPVLFSTWDGVFTTCMINIFGVVLFLRTGYLVGNTGVLLGMFLVSLVVLVALVTVMSGIGVCEHCGVGSGGIYSMISMVLGGRVGGTVGLLYVFGQCVAGAMYITGFSESVAELLHLQSQWAVQGMSVVVLLALLGINLAGVKWIVRLQLLLLAVLAISTLDFVIGTFSHLDPEHGFVGYSADLLISNTMPDYTPGENFFTVFGVFFPAATGVMAGFNMSPDLQQPENNIPVGTLAAVFTSWFLYLVFVFLLGAICTREALRYDFLIAEKVSLVGFLFLLGLYISSLASCMGGLYGAPRILQCIAQERVIPTLAFLGRGKGPNRTPVAAICLTSLLTMAFIFIGRVNVLAPIVSINFMLTYSFIDYSYFSVAMTFKLQTKEKKDPLIPKQRSRRRSTRQSSMPLMGASLPNYGSGGESLQGKGTLLEFTKDMDQIFPVSNVDPGAEKTPVKELNSKSKNRKTPVSTKQKLLDSFDLNSIMFSDEKEEELSLAIPLEQAKVLDGAQEPRAVVEQDVKYSSKVNHVEQNSSSGLHCHTTGTGGSTEHQIIEIKPMQDSVFAKFCNHWVALIGAFTSILIMFVIQWVYALANIVIAMLLFLYIGKTSPGLPTGVKDLSRRRWWSHPLCTGSA; from the exons ATGGAAACCGTGCCAATAGGCTGGACCGTGCACACCTGTGAGCAGGAGGGTGATAAGCCAGGACCCTTGAATGGAGAGGGCTTCGACACGCAGACCAGCACACATTTCCAGGATCTGTTTCATGAGGATGCACAG GGCTTCCAGCCGTCCAGTCAGCCATGGTGGAGGATCAAACTGTTTGTGTGGGAGCCAGTGCTCTTTAGTACCTGGGATGGAGTTTTCACCACCTGCATGATCAACATCTTCGGGGTGGTTCTGTTTCTACGCACCGGCTACCTGGTG GGAAACACAGGTGTGCTGCTTGGGATGTTCCTGGTCTCCCTCGTTGTGCTGGTTGCTTTGGTGACTGTCATGTCGGGGATTGGAGTGTGTGAGCACTGTGGTGTTGGGAGTGGAGGAATCTACTCCATGATCTCCATGGTCCTGGGTGGACGGGTGGGGGGCACAGTGGGCCTCCTTTATGTGTTTGGACAG TGTGTAGCTGGAGCTATGTACATCACAGGTTTCTCTGAGTCTGTAGCAGAGCTGCTGCATCTACAGAGCCAGTGGGCGGTGCAGGGTATGTCCGTTGTGGTGCTGCTGGCGCTGCTTGGAATCAACCTGGCTGGTGTCAAATGGATTGTCCGGCTTCAGCTGCTGCTACTTGCTGTGCTTGCTATCTCCACACTGGACTTTGTCATTGGCACTTTCAGTCACCTTGATCCAG AACATGGCTTCGTTGGTTATTCGGCCGACCTGCTCATCAGTAACACGATGCCAGATTACACCCCCGGAGAAAACTTCTTCACAGTCTTTGGAGTTTTTTTCCCTGCTGCTACAG GGGTTATGGCAGGCTTCAACATGAGCCCAGATCTTCAGCAGCCTGAAAACAACATCCCTGTGGGAACACTGGCAGCTGTCTTCACCTC GTGGTTCCTGTATCTGGTCTTTGTCTTCCTCTTGGGGGCCATCTGCACCAGAGAAGCTTTGCGCTATGACTTCTTGATAGCTGAAAAG GTCTCCTTGGTGGGTTTCCTCTTTCTGCTGGGCCTCTACATCTCCTCCCTGGCTTCCTGCATGGGCGGCCTGTATGGGGCACCCAGGATCCTCCAGTGCATTGCCCAGGAGAGGGTCATCCCGACTCTGGCCTTTCTGGGACGAGGG AAAGGCCCAAACAGAACTCCAGTTGCAGCCATTTGCCTGACCAGCCTCCTGACCATGGCCTTCATCTTCATCGGCCGAGTCAACGTGCTGGCCCCCATCGTCAGCATCAACTTTATGCTGACCTACAGCTTTATCGACTACTCGTACTTCAGTGTGGCCATGACCTTCAAACTACAgactaaagagaagaaagaCCCCCTCATTCCTAAACAAAGAAGCAGGCGTAGGTCCACCAGGCAGAGCTCGATGCCTCTGATGGGAGCTTCTCTCCCAAATTATGGGAGTGGAGGTGAGAGCCTGCAGGGGAAAGGCACTCTGTTGGAGTTCACCAAGGACATGGATCAGATATTTCCTGTGTCAAATGTTGATCCTGGGGCTGAGAAGACCCCCGTGAAAGAGCTGAACAGTAAATCTAAGAACAGAAAGACTCCTGTCAGCACTAAACAGAAGCTTTTGGACAGTTTCGACTTAAACAGCATTATGTTCTCAgatgagaaagaagaagagttAAGTTTAGCCATTCCACTCGAGCAAGCAAAGGTTCTAGATGGAGCCCAAGAGCCAAGGGCTGTGGTAGAACAAGATGTCAAATACAGCTCAAAAGTGAACCATGTTGAACAGAATTCTTCTTCTGGCCTTCACTGTCACACCACAG gTACAGGTGGGAGCACAGAACACCAGATCATTGAAATTAAACCAATGCAAGACTCAGTCTTTGCAAAGTTCTGCAACCACTGGGTGGCTCTTATAGGG GCGTTTACCTCCATATTGATTATGTTTGTTATTCAGTGGGTTTATGCCTTAGCAAACATAGTTATTGCCATGCTGCTCTTCCTCTACATCGGTAAAACAAGTCCTGGACTACCAACAG